The Sagittula sp. P11 genome window below encodes:
- a CDS encoding 1-acyl-sn-glycerol-3-phosphate acyltransferase, giving the protein MLVLGIVFLPWALFSSRGARMACKSFCVWTRFTARWMVGLRTEVRGPVPQGEVLIAAKHQSFLDIILIFGAVPAGKFIMKHELLYTPVIGQYARRIGCVPVARGKRGAAIARMLSDVKKGAAEPGQLIIYPQGTRVAPGVKQGYKVGAALLYEQTGQPCVPAATNVGLFWPRKGILRKPGLAVVEFLPAIEPGLGRETLLIRLETEIEAASNALMREAGFEPEE; this is encoded by the coding sequence ATGCTGGTCCTCGGCATCGTCTTCCTGCCGTGGGCGCTGTTCTCCAGCCGCGGCGCGCGGATGGCCTGCAAGTCCTTCTGCGTCTGGACCCGCTTCACCGCGCGCTGGATGGTCGGCCTCAGGACCGAAGTCCGTGGTCCGGTGCCGCAGGGCGAGGTCCTGATCGCGGCCAAGCACCAGTCCTTCCTCGACATCATCCTGATCTTCGGCGCCGTACCGGCGGGCAAGTTCATCATGAAGCACGAGCTGCTCTATACGCCGGTCATCGGGCAATACGCCCGCCGCATCGGCTGTGTGCCGGTGGCGCGGGGCAAGCGGGGCGCTGCCATTGCGCGGATGCTGTCGGACGTGAAGAAGGGGGCCGCGGAACCCGGCCAGCTCATCATCTATCCGCAGGGTACCCGCGTCGCCCCCGGCGTGAAGCAGGGTTACAAGGTCGGCGCGGCGCTGCTTTACGAACAGACCGGCCAGCCCTGCGTCCCAGCGGCGACCAACGTGGGTCTGTTCTGGCCGCGCAAGGGGATCCTGCGCAAGCCCGGCCTCGCGGTCGTAGAATTCCTGCCGGCCATCGAACCGGGCCTCGGCCGCGAAACCCTTCTGATCAGGCTCGAGACGGAGATCGAAGCGGCCTCGAATGCCCTGATGCGAGAGGCCGGTTTCGAACCCGAGGAGTAA
- a CDS encoding FtsX-like permease family protein, with the protein MKGDRGADRVVPPSGFTVRLTLLTSVAMAFLTIFALALSLAAGRLATSWGDELARASTVRISAPEGQMAEQVAAVLTVLEQTPGVASARALTADEQRALLEPWFGPALPVEQLPVPQLVEVLETGDGYDSDGLRLRLQAEAPGAVLDEHSRWRKPLVAAASRLRLLGWTSILLIGAATGAMVTLAAHAALAANAQVIAVLRLVGATDHYIAQAFVRRFTLRTLTGAAAGTVLGMLALVLMPAAGDVEGLLTSLRFEGFQWLWPLFVPPLAAAVAYIATDLAARRVLGELA; encoded by the coding sequence ATGAAGGGCGATCGCGGGGCAGATCGCGTCGTGCCGCCTTCGGGCTTCACCGTGCGCCTGACTCTGCTGACCTCCGTCGCCATGGCCTTCCTGACGATCTTTGCGCTGGCCTTGTCGCTGGCCGCCGGACGGCTTGCGACAAGCTGGGGGGACGAACTGGCGCGCGCTTCGACGGTGCGCATCTCCGCCCCTGAAGGGCAGATGGCCGAACAGGTGGCGGCGGTGCTGACGGTGCTGGAACAGACGCCGGGCGTCGCTTCTGCCCGCGCTTTGACGGCGGACGAACAGCGCGCATTGCTTGAACCGTGGTTCGGCCCCGCGCTCCCCGTGGAACAGCTTCCTGTGCCGCAGCTTGTCGAGGTCCTGGAGACCGGTGACGGCTACGATTCCGACGGGCTGCGCCTGAGGCTGCAGGCCGAGGCACCCGGCGCGGTGCTGGACGAACACAGCCGCTGGCGCAAGCCGCTGGTGGCGGCGGCCTCGCGGCTGCGGCTGCTGGGCTGGACCTCGATCCTGCTGATTGGCGCGGCGACCGGCGCCATGGTGACTCTGGCGGCCCATGCGGCGCTGGCCGCCAACGCACAGGTCATCGCCGTCCTGCGGCTGGTCGGTGCCACCGACCACTACATCGCTCAGGCTTTCGTCCGGCGGTTCACCCTGCGCACGCTGACCGGCGCCGCGGCAGGGACGGTGCTGGGGATGCTGGCGCTTGTGCTGATGCCTGCCGCCGGGGACGTGGAGGGGTTGCTGACCAGTCTCCGCTTCGAGGGGTTCCAATGGCTCTGGCCGCTTTTCGTGCCGCCGCTGGCCGCCGCCGTAGCCTATATCGCGACCGATCTGGCGGCGCGCCGCGTACTGGGGGAACTGGCGTGA
- a CDS encoding cell division ATP-binding protein FtsE, whose product MIELENAAYSYSGEALLTDISLKLAPGTFHFLTGPSGAGKTTFLKLCYGALKPTAGTIHIFGEDVTQLDRNAIAYMRRRIGVVHQDCQFLDHLPVAENVALPLTVSGQADPSQADNLHELMSWVGLTGKFDALPPELSGGERQRAALARALILSPDVILADEPTGNVDWEMSQRLLRLLIELNKMGKTVMIATHDLALIRAAKAHVQARVLRIQNRSLQTAGADL is encoded by the coding sequence GTGATCGAGCTGGAAAACGCGGCCTATTCCTATAGCGGGGAGGCACTGCTTACCGACATTTCGCTGAAGCTGGCGCCGGGGACCTTCCACTTCCTCACCGGCCCGTCCGGCGCTGGCAAGACGACCTTCCTGAAACTGTGTTACGGCGCGCTGAAGCCGACGGCGGGCACGATCCATATCTTCGGCGAAGACGTGACCCAGCTGGACCGCAACGCCATCGCCTACATGCGCCGCCGCATCGGCGTGGTCCACCAGGACTGCCAGTTCCTCGACCACCTGCCGGTGGCGGAAAACGTCGCCCTGCCGCTGACCGTTTCGGGCCAGGCGGATCCGAGCCAGGCGGACAACCTCCATGAGCTCATGAGCTGGGTGGGCCTGACCGGCAAGTTCGACGCCCTCCCGCCGGAACTGTCGGGCGGGGAGCGACAGCGCGCGGCCCTGGCGCGTGCGCTGATCCTCAGCCCGGACGTGATCCTTGCGGACGAACCCACCGGCAACGTCGACTGGGAAATGTCGCAAAGGCTGCTGCGCCTGCTGATCGAGCTGAACAAGATGGGTAAGACGGTGATGATCGCCACCCACGACCTCGCGCTGATCCGTGCCGCGAAGGCGCATGTGCAGGCCCGCGTCCTGCGCATCCAGAACCGGTCCTTGCAGACCGCGGGGGCGGACCTGTGA